One stretch of Chryseobacterium fluminis DNA includes these proteins:
- a CDS encoding helix-turn-helix domain-containing protein, with translation MQNDRIKCGLTEQTNHQFVDTIQKEAYVWCEKDWNHDQYEHFHHRSQLTFVEEGYQYFHIGHTIYLVPQNHIIWIPSEVPHRITSEARTVNLMVFLFTSVFKEDFYRHVHVFAAPAVLREMLLYASKWNKSLHEDEEQDIFFKAILKSLPNFCKESNDLQIPVPSDERLLPVCNDIHSNFKYHLNMEALAHKARMSVRSLQRIFKNETGITLQKYHQLVRILKSIELIDTRQYTLSQIAYLIGYQSLSAFTASYFSVMKTKPKINKS, from the coding sequence ATGCAGAACGACAGAATCAAATGTGGCTTAACTGAACAGACCAACCATCAGTTTGTAGATACCATTCAGAAAGAAGCGTATGTGTGGTGCGAAAAAGACTGGAATCATGACCAATATGAGCATTTTCATCATCGCTCACAGCTTACCTTCGTAGAAGAAGGCTATCAGTATTTTCATATTGGCCATACGATCTATCTTGTCCCCCAGAATCATATCATCTGGATCCCCTCTGAAGTTCCTCACCGGATAACGTCAGAAGCCAGAACAGTAAATCTTATGGTGTTTCTCTTTACCTCTGTTTTTAAAGAAGATTTTTACAGGCATGTTCATGTTTTTGCTGCTCCTGCTGTGCTGAGGGAAATGCTGCTGTATGCTTCAAAATGGAATAAATCATTACACGAGGATGAAGAACAGGATATCTTTTTTAAAGCTATTTTAAAAAGCCTTCCTAATTTCTGTAAAGAAAGCAATGATCTGCAAATTCCTGTCCCTTCTGATGAAAGATTGCTTCCCGTCTGCAACGATATCCATTCAAATTTTAAATATCACCTGAATATGGAAGCACTGGCACATAAAGCCCGAATGTCTGTAAGGAGCCTGCAGAGGATTTTTAAAAATGAAACGGGAATTACATTGCAGAAATATCATCAGCTCGTCAGAATTTTAAAAAGTATTGAGCTTATCGATACCCGTCAGTATACCCTAAGTCAGATCGCTTACTTAATAGGATACCAGAGTTTATCGGCCTTTACCGCATCTTATTTTTCCGTGATGAAAACAAAACCTAAGATTAATAAATCCTAG
- a CDS encoding CinA family protein, with protein sequence MEFQKNLLNYISQSLLTSGETISIVESVTSGCLQLAFSQMPNASLFYKGGMTAYTLPEKVRLLKVDRTEAEQCDCVSENIAETMALNASKLFESDWAIATTGYCTPIRNSLYRIFAYFSFAYKGEIILTKKLELHPKTQALNAQIYYTEFILGCFKSEMNQMLILK encoded by the coding sequence ATGGAATTTCAAAAAAATCTTTTAAACTATATCAGTCAGTCATTACTGACGTCAGGCGAGACCATTTCTATTGTAGAAAGTGTTACTTCAGGATGCCTGCAGCTTGCCTTTTCACAGATGCCTAACGCCTCTCTTTTTTACAAAGGAGGAATGACCGCTTATACCTTACCCGAAAAAGTAAGGCTGCTGAAAGTGGATAGGACTGAGGCTGAACAATGTGACTGCGTATCTGAAAATATAGCTGAAACAATGGCCCTTAATGCGTCCAAACTTTTCGAATCGGATTGGGCTATCGCTACAACAGGCTATTGCACACCCATCAGAAACTCCTTATATAGGATTTTCGCGTATTTCTCTTTCGCCTATAAAGGAGAAATTATTTTAACTAAAAAGCTGGAACTTCATCCCAAAACACAGGCTCTTAATGCACAGATCTATTATACCGAATTCATTTTAGGGTGTTTTAAAAGCGAGATGAATCAGATGTTAATATTGAAATAG
- a CDS encoding pyridoxamine 5'-phosphate oxidase family protein, protein MSKENLTHLEAIKKIKELSENAKVCMFCTELETLPINSRPMSLQETDEEGNLWFISSDDSNKNFEIKDDRRVQLFFMNNSDYQYLSVFGEATIYKDKTTIEDKWSPMAKAWFEEGKDDPKVSIIRVEPKDTYYWDTKVGKLVSLFNFVSAAVTGNTTDNSDGVEGNAKV, encoded by the coding sequence ATGTCAAAAGAAAATCTTACCCACCTGGAAGCTATTAAAAAAATTAAAGAATTATCTGAAAATGCGAAAGTCTGTATGTTTTGTACAGAACTTGAGACCCTTCCGATCAATTCGCGACCGATGAGCTTACAGGAAACGGATGAGGAAGGAAATCTTTGGTTCATCAGCAGTGATGACAGCAATAAAAACTTTGAAATCAAAGATGACCGCAGAGTACAGTTGTTTTTTATGAACAATAGTGATTATCAGTATCTGTCTGTCTTTGGGGAAGCTACTATTTATAAGGATAAAACAACCATTGAAGATAAATGGTCACCTATGGCGAAAGCATGGTTTGAAGAAGGGAAAGACGACCCGAAAGTTTCCATTATCCGTGTAGAACCTAAGGATACTTATTACTGGGATACCAAAGTCGGCAAACTGGTAAGTCTTTTTAATTTTGTTTCAGCTGCCGTTACAGGAAATACAACTGATAATTCCGACGGTGTAGAAGGAAATGCTAAAGTTTAA
- a CDS encoding rhodanese-like domain-containing protein, giving the protein MKNAFIFGGIILMIYVVYRVYTYQTLDRGLNRLIKNGAIILDVRTEKEFETGHIKGSRNISLGTIREKYTELDSRKTYITVCSHGLRSVKAEKILKEKGFKNVYNGGAWSDLQKSLNLK; this is encoded by the coding sequence ATGAAAAATGCATTTATATTTGGCGGAATTATCCTGATGATTTACGTGGTTTACCGGGTCTACACGTATCAGACCCTCGATCGTGGTTTAAACCGACTTATTAAAAACGGCGCCATTATCCTCGATGTAAGGACGGAAAAGGAATTCGAAACAGGACATATCAAAGGTTCCCGGAATATTTCTCTAGGAACAATCCGGGAAAAGTATACGGAACTGGATTCCCGCAAAACGTATATTACGGTCTGCTCTCATGGCTTACGAAGTGTAAAAGCTGAAAAGATTTTAAAGGAAAAAGGATTTAAGAATGTTTACAACGGCGGTGCCTGGAGTGATCTGCAGAAGAGCTTGAATTTAAAATAA
- the bioD gene encoding dethiobiotin synthase has translation MSIPFKPNKSEPEILFVTGIGTGVGKTVCSAVLTKYFNADYWKPIQSGDLSYSDTMKIEEWIGKNSICHPETYRLQLAASPHQSAAEENVHISVNDFTLPETTKNLIVEGAGGLMVPLSDQEFIIDLIKKLNIPAVLVVRNYLGCINHTLLSVMVLRQNGIHLKYLILNGELPADTERVICSFLPMHTEIIKIPDLTPIDQENIERVSKTIKIR, from the coding sequence ATGAGCATACCATTTAAACCAAATAAATCCGAACCTGAAATACTCTTTGTCACAGGGATCGGAACCGGGGTCGGCAAAACAGTCTGCTCGGCAGTTTTAACGAAATATTTTAACGCCGATTACTGGAAACCGATCCAGTCCGGTGATCTGTCTTATTCCGATACTATGAAAATCGAAGAATGGATAGGGAAAAACAGCATCTGTCATCCTGAAACGTACCGGCTGCAACTGGCAGCTTCCCCGCATCAGTCGGCAGCAGAAGAGAACGTACACATATCTGTCAACGATTTTACCTTACCTGAAACGACAAAAAACCTTATCGTAGAAGGTGCAGGAGGCTTGATGGTGCCCCTTTCGGATCAGGAATTTATCATAGATCTTATTAAAAAATTAAATATTCCGGCCGTCCTGGTGGTCAGAAATTATTTAGGATGTATTAATCATACTTTGCTGTCTGTTATGGTCTTACGTCAAAACGGGATCCATCTGAAGTATCTGATTCTGAACGGGGAACTTCCGGCAGACACAGAAAGGGTCATCTGCAGTTTCCTGCCAATGCATACAGAGATTATAAAAATTCCTGACCTCACACCTATTGATCAGGAAAACATAGAGAGAGTATCAAAAACAATAAAAATTAGATAA
- a CDS encoding DUF6766 family protein, which yields MSKNSFFYRNSLSIVVLTLMLLCLCGQFFTGWETQNKELAEHSKAALSIGEYIHSGHFIQATFENWESEFLQMMLYVVLTVSLRQKGSSESKSLDKEEDVDREPRPHSKAPWPVKKGGIWLKIYKHSLSLAFGILFLISFSLHFYGSLKDFNEEQFMKNQPAVSAYDYLSKSRFWFESFQNWQSEFLAVASLVILSIWLREKGSPESKPVDAPHDENA from the coding sequence ATGTCTAAAAACAGCTTTTTTTACCGCAACAGTTTAAGCATTGTCGTATTAACGTTAATGCTGCTCTGCCTCTGCGGCCAGTTTTTTACAGGCTGGGAAACTCAAAATAAGGAACTGGCAGAACATAGTAAAGCAGCTTTGAGTATTGGCGAGTACATCCATAGCGGACACTTTATTCAGGCTACTTTTGAGAATTGGGAAAGCGAGTTTCTGCAGATGATGCTGTATGTCGTGCTTACGGTTTCTTTGAGACAGAAAGGATCAAGTGAGTCTAAATCACTGGATAAGGAGGAAGATGTTGACCGGGAACCCAGGCCTCATTCCAAAGCTCCCTGGCCCGTTAAAAAAGGAGGGATCTGGCTGAAGATTTATAAGCATTCTTTATCTTTAGCTTTCGGTATCTTATTTCTTATCAGCTTTTCATTACACTTCTACGGGAGTCTCAAAGATTTTAATGAAGAACAGTTCATGAAAAATCAACCTGCTGTTTCGGCATACGATTACCTATCGAAGTCAAGATTCTGGTTCGAGTCTTTCCAGAACTGGCAGAGTGAATTTCTGGCTGTTGCCTCTCTTGTTATCCTGTCGATTTGGCTGCGTGAAAAAGGGTCTCCGGAATCAAAACCTGTAGATGCACCGCATGATGAAAATGCCTAG
- a CDS encoding aminotransferase-like domain-containing protein — protein MNSPVEIPYKSFVKIDRKSNSPIYMQIANQLVNAIQRGYLPFGTKLPGTRSFSQILEVHRNTIVSVYDELLAQGWIESFPNKGTYIIGKEDHDLLRKNFEESHLNHYPESTGFAFKTSNILDNPFEHSTCEYVFNDGSPDIRLTQIDQHSRIYSAALKRRAHKTGHYNQDGSEFFKKNLSKYLNLSRGLPISKNNLLITRSTEMSIYIVSEILLSEGDTVLVGELSYFSVNMIFQRKGVDIISIPMDDEGIIVEEVRKICQKQKIRMLYLTPHHHYPTTVTLSAQRRLELLNLSNTYGFVILEDDYDYDFRYDKSPLLPLASADTGGMVIYIGSFGKSLAPGFRTGFIVAPENLMTEMRKYLGIIDRQGDVVMEHVLGEMIDEGEINRYLKKSIKIYRERRDYFSLLLRKYLEHDICFQIPSGGLAIWIEWTRPVNLMQLSRLCAQNNLFIPRTLLYQSKDLTAMRIGFGNLNFTEMENSLKILSDCVSELRGN, from the coding sequence ATGAATAGTCCGGTTGAAATACCTTATAAAAGTTTTGTTAAAATCGACAGGAAATCAAACAGTCCGATCTATATGCAGATCGCCAATCAGCTGGTGAATGCCATTCAGAGAGGCTACCTGCCCTTCGGTACAAAGCTTCCGGGAACCCGTTCTTTCAGTCAGATCCTAGAAGTTCACAGGAACACCATTGTTTCTGTTTATGATGAGCTGCTTGCCCAGGGATGGATCGAAAGTTTTCCAAATAAAGGAACCTATATCATCGGAAAAGAGGATCATGATCTGCTGCGGAAAAACTTTGAAGAGAGTCATCTTAATCATTATCCAGAATCTACAGGATTTGCATTTAAAACATCAAATATTTTAGATAATCCCTTTGAACATTCAACCTGTGAATATGTTTTTAATGATGGTTCTCCTGATATTCGTCTTACACAGATCGATCAGCATTCCAGGATTTACAGCGCTGCCCTTAAAAGAAGAGCACATAAAACCGGACATTACAATCAGGACGGAAGTGAATTTTTTAAGAAAAATCTCTCTAAATACTTAAATTTATCCCGCGGACTTCCCATTTCTAAAAACAATCTTCTGATCACCCGAAGTACCGAAATGAGTATCTACATTGTCTCGGAAATCTTGCTCTCTGAAGGCGATACGGTGCTGGTGGGAGAACTGAGTTATTTTTCCGTCAACATGATTTTTCAGCGCAAAGGTGTTGATATAATCTCTATCCCCATGGATGACGAAGGAATCATCGTGGAAGAAGTACGGAAAATCTGCCAGAAGCAAAAAATACGGATGCTGTATCTTACGCCCCATCATCACTATCCCACCACCGTCACTCTAAGTGCCCAGAGACGGTTGGAACTGCTGAACCTTTCGAACACGTATGGTTTTGTTATTCTTGAGGATGATTACGATTATGACTTTCGTTATGATAAAAGTCCACTTCTGCCCCTGGCAAGTGCAGATACCGGCGGAATGGTTATTTATATCGGCTCGTTTGGAAAATCCCTGGCACCTGGATTCCGTACCGGATTTATTGTAGCCCCGGAAAACCTGATGACTGAAATGCGCAAATACCTTGGGATTATCGACCGGCAGGGAGATGTTGTCATGGAACATGTTTTGGGTGAGATGATCGATGAGGGTGAAATCAACCGTTATCTGAAAAAATCGATAAAAATATACCGGGAACGCAGAGATTATTTTTCATTGCTCTTACGGAAGTATTTAGAACATGACATCTGTTTTCAGATACCTTCGGGAGGACTTGCGATCTGGATTGAATGGACCCGTCCTGTAAATTTAATGCAGCTCAGCCGCCTTTGTGCACAAAACAATCTTTTTATTCCCAGAACCCTGCTCTATCAGAGTAAGGACCTTACCGCCATGCGGATCGGTTTTGGAAATTTAAACTTCACTGAAATGGAAAACAGCCTGAAAATCCTTTCTGACTGTGTTTCTGAGCTCAGAGGAAATTAA
- a CDS encoding SDR family oxidoreductase has product MLKLEGKSILITGADSGIGKAVALLLAKNGADIAIVYHSNRDDAEKTKSEIEKLGRKSVILQGDINDYEFCEETARKVADEFGGIDVLINNAGVQFPSDNIEKLEEKNIRKTFDSNIVGMILLTKVVFPYLKEGSSIVNTTSAVAYQGHAELLDYSATKGAIVSFTRSLALQAKPKGIRVNAVAPGPVATPLTEKTFGEEEEDQTKPPLERNASPEEVAASFLFLVSDDAAQITGQVLHPNGGIIVNG; this is encoded by the coding sequence ATGTTGAAATTAGAAGGAAAATCTATTCTTATCACCGGTGCAGACAGCGGAATTGGTAAAGCTGTCGCTTTACTTCTTGCAAAAAACGGAGCTGATATTGCTATTGTTTATCATTCTAACAGGGATGATGCAGAGAAAACCAAATCAGAAATAGAAAAACTGGGCAGAAAGTCAGTTATTTTACAGGGAGACATTAACGATTACGAATTCTGTGAAGAAACTGCCCGTAAGGTTGCTGATGAATTCGGAGGTATCGATGTTCTGATTAATAACGCAGGAGTTCAGTTTCCATCAGATAATATTGAAAAATTAGAAGAAAAAAATATCCGGAAAACGTTTGATTCCAATATCGTAGGAATGATCTTACTCACCAAAGTTGTTTTTCCTTATTTGAAAGAGGGCAGCAGTATTGTTAATACGACATCTGCTGTCGCTTATCAGGGACATGCCGAGTTGCTTGATTATTCTGCAACGAAAGGGGCCATTGTTTCTTTTACGAGATCGTTGGCGCTTCAGGCTAAACCGAAAGGAATCAGAGTAAATGCCGTAGCACCCGGTCCGGTAGCGACACCGCTTACCGAGAAAACCTTTGGTGAGGAAGAAGAGGATCAGACAAAACCTCCTTTGGAGCGAAATGCTTCTCCTGAAGAGGTGGCGGCCAGCTTTCTGTTCCTTGTAAGTGACGATGCCGCCCAGATTACAGGCCAGGTACTTCATCCGAACGGAGGAATTATTGTTAACGGATAA
- a CDS encoding TetR/AcrR family transcriptional regulator, whose product MKKSEATRLNILQKAFELIYVNGYQTTSVDEIIATTQVTKGAFYYHFKTKDEMGLAIINELMIPNFRNTFIEPFKTTVHPLDAIYNLLYHLLIENESLKVEYGCPASNFTQEMAPWNIDFTKALNQLSQQWENAMTEAIEKGKENGVIKPDVNAREVAVFALSGYWGVRNLGKLENTKTVYLIYLKGLKSYFNSLK is encoded by the coding sequence ATGAAAAAGTCTGAAGCTACCCGGCTTAATATTCTACAGAAAGCGTTCGAACTGATCTATGTAAATGGATATCAGACGACCAGCGTGGATGAAATTATTGCGACCACCCAGGTCACTAAAGGAGCTTTCTATTATCATTTTAAAACCAAAGACGAAATGGGTCTTGCGATCATTAATGAACTAATGATTCCCAATTTCAGAAACACCTTCATTGAACCTTTTAAGACGACTGTCCATCCGCTGGATGCCATTTATAATTTACTCTATCATCTGCTCATTGAAAACGAAAGTCTTAAAGTGGAATATGGCTGTCCTGCCTCTAATTTCACTCAGGAAATGGCACCCTGGAATATAGATTTTACAAAAGCATTAAATCAACTTTCCCAACAGTGGGAAAATGCAATGACAGAAGCTATTGAAAAAGGAAAAGAAAACGGAGTAATCAAGCCTGATGTCAATGCTCGTGAAGTTGCCGTTTTTGCTCTGTCTGGCTATTGGGGAGTCAGAAATCTGGGAAAACTGGAAAACACAAAAACAGTTTATCTTATTTATTTAAAGGGACTTAAATCTTATTTCAACAGTCTGAAATAA
- a CDS encoding aminotransferase class I/II-fold pyridoxal phosphate-dependent enzyme produces MLNDFGKALNKRRQEGTLRMLNLKKAGTDFYSNDYLGFARNHELRDLLLKKICENPEILAGSTGSRLISGNSIVAAETEIFIAKEHQYESALLFPSGYLANLALFSALPGRHDTLIIDERIHRSVHDACRMSYAKKIRFRHNDMESLEHILKRQKGPCYIAVESLYSMDGDVAPLQGICELAEKYGAHLIVDEAHAFGVFGKGLITEHQLQDRVFATVVTYGKALGMHGAAILSGDLIRSYLINFASPFIYTTAAPDFQWISIKTGYEYLAVDPKNRMHLQENIKIFRSRNILSPSSESSPVQAVLIPDSDGCLRKIQQDLSDNGFITYAVYNPAIQKGSERLRTLPPQFQHRKGNNTAYELN; encoded by the coding sequence ATGCTTAATGATTTTGGGAAAGCTCTAAATAAGAGAAGGCAGGAAGGAACATTACGGATGTTAAACCTCAAAAAAGCAGGAACCGATTTTTATTCAAATGATTACCTGGGTTTTGCACGAAATCATGAATTACGGGATCTGCTGCTGAAAAAAATCTGTGAAAACCCTGAAATTCTTGCGGGGAGTACAGGATCACGGCTCATCAGCGGAAACAGTATCGTGGCCGCTGAAACTGAAATATTCATTGCAAAAGAACATCAGTATGAGTCCGCCCTGCTTTTTCCTTCGGGTTACCTGGCCAACTTAGCATTGTTTTCAGCACTGCCCGGCCGTCATGATACTTTAATCATCGATGAGCGTATTCACAGATCCGTTCATGATGCCTGCAGGATGTCTTACGCAAAAAAAATCAGGTTCAGGCATAATGATATGGAAAGTCTGGAGCATATTCTTAAAAGACAGAAAGGTCCATGTTATATTGCCGTTGAAAGCCTGTATTCCATGGATGGAGATGTAGCTCCTTTGCAGGGAATCTGTGAGCTGGCCGAGAAATATGGTGCTCATCTTATTGTAGATGAAGCCCATGCTTTTGGAGTCTTCGGAAAAGGATTGATTACCGAACATCAATTGCAGGACAGGGTCTTTGCAACGGTCGTTACCTATGGAAAAGCATTAGGAATGCATGGAGCAGCCATTTTAAGCGGAGATCTGATCAGGTCTTATCTCATCAATTTTGCTTCTCCTTTTATCTATACCACTGCCGCACCGGATTTCCAGTGGATAAGCATCAAAACAGGCTATGAATATTTAGCAGTTGACCCAAAAAACAGAATGCATTTACAGGAAAATATTAAAATTTTCAGAAGCCGGAACATATTATCTCCATCATCAGAAAGCAGTCCGGTTCAGGCTGTTCTTATTCCTGATAGCGACGGATGTTTACGTAAGATACAACAGGATTTATCTGATAACGGATTCATTACCTATGCGGTCTATAATCCTGCCATTCAAAAAGGGAGTGAGCGCTTAAGGACTCTGCCTCCACAGTTTCAACACAGAAAAGGAAATAATACAGCTTACGAGCTTAATTAA
- a CDS encoding DUF3817 domain-containing protein, whose amino-acid sequence MINLLKTKTGRFRIIAILEGISLLTLVCIAVPLKYGFDNPSLVEFMGPVHGSLFLLFLVSTLSVGVEENWKFKETTWKVLLACIIPFGTFYIDRKILSKL is encoded by the coding sequence ATGATTAATTTACTTAAAACCAAAACCGGGCGTTTTAGAATTATTGCTATTCTTGAAGGCATCTCATTGTTAACTTTAGTATGCATAGCCGTACCGTTGAAATACGGATTTGATAATCCTTCACTTGTAGAGTTCATGGGACCTGTGCACGGGTCGCTGTTTCTTCTCTTTTTAGTGAGCACTTTAAGTGTCGGAGTGGAAGAAAACTGGAAGTTCAAGGAAACCACCTGGAAAGTTCTTCTCGCATGTATCATTCCGTTTGGAACATTTTATATTGACCGGAAGATTTTAAGCAAGTTATGA
- the bioB gene encoding biotin synthase BioB: MDKKTTLRNDWTRQEVEEIYHSPLLELVYKASTVHREWHNPEEIQMSTLLSIKTGGCPEDCSYCGQAARYHTDIKVQALLPTEKVIEHAQKAKDNGSSRFCMAAAWREVRNNRDFDRVIEMVKGVNELGMEVCCTLGMLTEEQAIRLQEAGLYAYNHNLDTSEQYYDEIISTRTFDQRVNTINNIRKAGITVCSGGIIGLGETHHDRISMLLTLATMPRHPESVPINALARVAGTPLENNLKVDTWEMVRMIAAARIVMPSSMVRLSAGRVEMSEFEQGWCFMAGANSIFTGERETLLVTPNPGVSEDMQLLNTLGLKPMVKENKKESCPV, encoded by the coding sequence ATGGACAAAAAAACAACTTTGAGAAACGACTGGACCAGACAGGAAGTAGAGGAAATTTATCATTCCCCGCTACTGGAATTGGTTTACAAAGCATCGACTGTACACCGCGAATGGCATAATCCCGAAGAAATTCAGATGTCTACTTTATTATCCATTAAAACCGGCGGCTGTCCTGAAGATTGTTCTTATTGCGGACAGGCAGCCAGGTATCACACCGACATTAAAGTTCAGGCATTGTTGCCTACGGAAAAAGTAATCGAACATGCGCAGAAAGCAAAGGACAATGGCTCATCGCGTTTCTGCATGGCGGCAGCCTGGCGAGAAGTCCGTAATAACCGGGACTTTGACCGCGTGATCGAAATGGTAAAAGGCGTCAATGAGTTGGGAATGGAGGTCTGCTGTACACTCGGCATGCTTACAGAAGAGCAGGCGATCCGCCTTCAGGAAGCCGGATTATATGCTTATAACCATAATCTTGATACTTCAGAACAGTATTATGACGAAATTATTTCTACCCGAACCTTTGATCAGAGGGTCAATACCATCAATAATATACGAAAAGCAGGAATAACTGTCTGTTCAGGAGGAATTATCGGTCTTGGAGAAACGCATCATGACAGAATTTCAATGCTTCTGACATTGGCAACCATGCCCAGGCATCCGGAATCTGTTCCGATCAATGCATTGGCAAGAGTAGCAGGGACACCCCTGGAAAATAATCTGAAAGTAGACACCTGGGAAATGGTAAGAATGATTGCAGCTGCAAGAATAGTAATGCCTTCCTCTATGGTAAGACTAAGCGCAGGAAGGGTAGAAATGTCAGAATTTGAACAGGGGTGGTGCTTTATGGCAGGGGCCAACTCAATCTTTACAGGAGAAAGAGAAACCCTGTTAGTAACTCCCAATCCGGGAGTTTCAGAAGATATGCAGTTGCTGAATACCTTAGGATTAAAACCCATGGTGAAAGAAAATAAAAAAGAATCATGCCCAGTTTAA
- a CDS encoding Atu1372/SO_1960 family protein: MKKINILFIVLLNISNIMAQNKTQILVLIHSDQGGTYEMAKELAKGIEYDHNATAIIKQVRSSQHPELKNLPVATVEELPDYDGIAFGSPVYFGNISTGMSEFLSKTVNLWTNHALEGMPATVFMSAGSGAGKELALKSFWNSLAVHGMVLVSNGIRGTEGIDKSIPQGNTVLGTTTMASLNGVKRPTHDERQLAQIQGKNFAKVASALKGTYHREELTFTAKPKSLFNQALKEKNIILPEVPKPAGNYQPFVRTGNLIFINQVALKDGEIFHPGKLGVEVTEQEVKDATRVTMLNVLSVLNEAVGGDLSKVKQCVQLTGIFNTEEGYINHAGLMNTASDLAVEVFGEKGKHARATLGAASIPVNSSVEIQAIFEVE, translated from the coding sequence ATGAAAAAAATAAATATTCTTTTTATTGTATTATTAAACATCAGCAACATCATGGCACAGAATAAAACTCAGATACTCGTTCTTATTCATTCGGATCAGGGGGGAACTTATGAAATGGCTAAAGAACTGGCCAAAGGTATTGAATATGATCATAATGCTACAGCCATCATCAAACAGGTGAGATCTTCTCAGCATCCTGAACTTAAAAATCTTCCGGTAGCTACGGTGGAAGAACTTCCGGATTATGACGGGATCGCCTTCGGATCTCCTGTTTATTTCGGGAATATAAGCACGGGAATGAGTGAATTCCTGTCTAAAACCGTTAATCTCTGGACAAATCACGCTTTGGAAGGAATGCCTGCTACGGTTTTTATGTCTGCAGGAAGCGGTGCCGGAAAGGAACTTGCCCTAAAGTCATTCTGGAACAGTCTTGCTGTACACGGGATGGTGCTGGTTTCAAACGGGATCCGCGGTACTGAAGGGATTGATAAATCTATTCCTCAGGGAAACACGGTGCTGGGAACCACAACGATGGCGTCTTTGAATGGGGTCAAAAGACCAACGCATGATGAGCGGCAGCTTGCTCAGATCCAGGGAAAGAATTTCGCGAAAGTAGCATCTGCACTTAAAGGAACTTATCACCGGGAAGAACTTACATTTACGGCAAAACCAAAAAGCTTATTTAATCAGGCTCTGAAAGAAAAAAACATCATTCTTCCGGAGGTTCCGAAACCGGCAGGAAATTACCAGCCTTTTGTGCGTACCGGAAATCTGATTTTTATCAATCAGGTTGCCCTGAAGGACGGGGAAATCTTTCATCCGGGAAAATTAGGTGTAGAGGTCACTGAGCAGGAGGTAAAAGACGCTACAAGGGTAACCATGCTGAATGTTCTGTCTGTACTGAATGAAGCGGTAGGAGGAGATCTGAGTAAAGTAAAACAATGTGTTCAGCTAACGGGAATCTTTAACACTGAAGAAGGGTATATCAATCATGCAGGCCTTATGAATACGGCCTCAGATCTTGCGGTTGAAGTTTTTGGTGAGAAAGGGAAACATGCCCGGGCAACATTAGGAGCTGCTTCCATTCCTGTAAACTCTTCAGTGGAGATTCAGGCCATTTTTGAAGTTGAGTAG